One segment of Streptomyces roseifaciens DNA contains the following:
- a CDS encoding serine protease, with the protein MHPAKERIAAVFGRNQGSGYLLAPNLVLTAAHVVGDCANPRVIVPGGVGQVRCRVVWARDDNRRCDVALLVGERDLVSEDVAESFEPLVWGRAYDLRVWPGAQAIGFPHVQRDEAGELDTEQIVGSLKPGSNLLSGRHVLDSEYGPPQPPADGGSPWAGMSGAAVFVDGLLAGVVCADPSGWRHGRLTVTPSATLWQDFAFLSECLLVGHKPESRSLASPRQLEIEAFERRLRDYIVEKSGELTIIGLTLSDGEGETWPLDAAYLSLELTGGAARGAGGAEAGAMGEWLPENSTPSPKRAEEALAGRRRVLLRGAAGSGKTTLLQWLATITARGDLPPGLGHLSGCMPLTLPLRTLIRRGELPQPEEFLASAAGPLAGLPAAQGWVTRRLTEGTALLLIDGVDEVPEADRRRTLAWVKDLLAAYPDARYVITTRPSAVREGWLADAGFTELELLPMSRGDVVSFIGRWHDAAGAHHHEPLRAFRDSLTTAVVTKRDLGMLATNPLMCALICALNRSRKGYLPHGRMELYRAALELLLVRRDRERGVVVGEDGPELEHGQQVALLQKIAYWLIRNGRTVIEWHKAVEILDRALPAMPAVAARGSAEDILRHLVLRSGLLRRPTNETLDFIHRTFQDYLGAQAAVDDWDFDVLVHHAHDDQWEDVLRMAVGHAPPRARAELLRLLLERGDKEPGHRARLHLLAAACLEHATEVDWEVRARVEKAAAELVPPGDLAAAKELAAAGRVVLDLLPGPEGLTDDVAYAVVVAATAVADEKAVPLLSLYAGHPSLRVRAQLAWAWDRFAAESYGAAVISRLAYEGDAHDELEFVVKSREHLTVLKQLGGRPRVAVRGRLAGDLMDLATPVLADVTFRDQDEVDLRTLRDCCSLRVLRVVESERVVHLDELDGRALRQLRLWLRERPDGLDALERMPMLYDLTLEWNQTAAASRSPELSLPPGLRYLHLGAGASASLLLSSLEGHPGLEQLAVHATDGYRQRVALESLPRLRFLTAFGEDLRALAEAEPVPQVEELQLNKAFGLTGLAQVHRVYPRLKRIYLIDPDLGTQDATLDLSLLGNPGPVEVHVQHSGPVINKDALPEGSEVWISY; encoded by the coding sequence GTGCACCCGGCGAAGGAACGTATCGCAGCGGTATTCGGACGGAATCAGGGCAGCGGATACCTCCTCGCCCCGAACCTGGTGCTGACGGCCGCACACGTGGTCGGTGACTGCGCGAACCCGCGGGTGATCGTCCCCGGCGGCGTCGGGCAGGTCCGCTGCAGAGTGGTCTGGGCGCGCGACGACAACCGCCGCTGCGACGTCGCCCTGCTCGTCGGCGAGCGGGACCTCGTCTCCGAGGACGTCGCCGAATCCTTCGAACCCCTCGTCTGGGGCCGCGCCTACGACCTGAGGGTCTGGCCCGGCGCCCAGGCCATCGGCTTCCCGCACGTCCAGCGCGACGAAGCCGGCGAGCTCGACACCGAGCAGATCGTCGGCTCCCTCAAGCCGGGCAGCAACCTGCTCAGCGGCCGGCACGTCCTCGACAGCGAGTACGGGCCCCCGCAGCCGCCCGCCGACGGCGGTTCGCCGTGGGCCGGGATGTCCGGCGCCGCCGTCTTCGTGGACGGCCTGCTCGCCGGCGTGGTCTGCGCCGACCCGAGCGGCTGGCGGCACGGGCGGCTCACGGTCACCCCGTCCGCCACGCTCTGGCAGGACTTCGCGTTCCTCAGCGAATGCCTGCTCGTGGGCCACAAGCCCGAGTCCCGCTCCCTCGCCTCGCCGCGGCAGCTGGAGATCGAGGCCTTCGAACGGCGCCTGCGCGACTACATCGTCGAGAAGTCCGGCGAACTGACGATCATCGGCCTGACCCTCTCCGACGGCGAGGGCGAGACCTGGCCCCTGGACGCCGCCTACCTGAGCCTGGAACTGACCGGCGGCGCGGCACGCGGCGCGGGCGGCGCCGAGGCCGGAGCGATGGGGGAGTGGCTCCCCGAGAACTCCACGCCCTCCCCCAAGCGCGCCGAGGAAGCCCTCGCAGGCCGCCGCCGCGTGCTCCTGCGCGGCGCCGCCGGCTCCGGCAAGACGACGCTGCTGCAGTGGCTCGCCACCATCACCGCCCGCGGCGACCTGCCGCCCGGCCTCGGCCACCTCAGCGGCTGCATGCCGCTCACCCTCCCCCTCCGTACGCTCATCCGCCGCGGCGAACTCCCGCAGCCCGAGGAGTTCCTGGCCTCGGCCGCAGGCCCGCTCGCCGGGCTGCCCGCCGCCCAGGGCTGGGTGACCCGCAGGCTCACCGAAGGCACCGCGCTGCTGCTGATCGACGGCGTGGACGAGGTCCCCGAGGCCGACCGCCGCCGCACCCTGGCCTGGGTGAAGGACCTCCTCGCCGCCTACCCCGACGCCCGCTACGTCATCACCACCCGCCCCTCCGCCGTCAGGGAAGGCTGGCTCGCCGACGCCGGCTTCACCGAGCTGGAACTGCTCCCCATGAGCCGCGGCGACGTCGTCTCGTTCATCGGCCGCTGGCACGACGCCGCGGGCGCGCACCACCACGAGCCCCTGCGCGCGTTCCGCGACTCCCTCACCACCGCCGTCGTCACCAAGCGCGACCTCGGCATGCTCGCCACCAACCCCCTGATGTGCGCCCTGATCTGCGCCCTCAACCGCTCCCGCAAGGGCTATCTCCCGCACGGCCGCATGGAGCTCTACCGCGCCGCCCTGGAGCTGCTGCTCGTCCGGCGCGACCGCGAGCGGGGCGTGGTCGTCGGCGAGGACGGCCCGGAGCTGGAGCACGGTCAGCAGGTCGCCCTGCTGCAGAAGATCGCCTACTGGCTGATCCGCAACGGCCGTACGGTCATCGAGTGGCACAAGGCCGTCGAGATCCTCGACCGGGCCCTGCCCGCCATGCCGGCCGTGGCCGCCCGCGGCAGCGCCGAGGACATACTGCGCCACCTCGTCCTGCGCAGCGGCCTCCTGCGCCGCCCCACGAACGAGACCCTCGACTTCATCCACCGCACCTTCCAGGACTACCTCGGCGCCCAGGCCGCCGTGGACGACTGGGACTTCGACGTCCTGGTCCACCACGCCCACGACGACCAGTGGGAGGACGTCCTCCGCATGGCCGTCGGCCACGCCCCGCCGCGCGCCCGCGCGGAGCTTCTGCGCCTGCTGCTGGAACGCGGCGACAAGGAACCGGGCCACCGCGCCCGCCTCCACCTCCTCGCCGCGGCGTGCCTCGAACACGCGACGGAGGTCGACTGGGAGGTCCGCGCCCGCGTGGAGAAGGCGGCGGCGGAGCTCGTACCGCCGGGGGACTTGGCGGCTGCCAAGGAGCTCGCCGCGGCGGGGCGGGTAGTGCTGGATCTCCTGCCGGGTCCCGAGGGGCTGACGGATGACGTCGCCTATGCGGTGGTGGTCGCGGCGACGGCGGTGGCCGACGAGAAGGCGGTGCCGCTGCTCTCGCTGTACGCGGGCCATCCGTCCCTGAGAGTACGGGCGCAGCTTGCGTGGGCATGGGACCGGTTCGCGGCCGAGTCCTACGGGGCTGCAGTCATCAGCCGGTTGGCATACGAAGGCGATGCCCATGACGAGCTCGAATTCGTAGTGAAATCGCGGGAACACCTCACCGTGCTGAAGCAGCTCGGCGGACGGCCTCGCGTAGCGGTCCGCGGTCGGCTTGCCGGTGACCTGATGGATCTGGCCACGCCGGTTCTCGCCGATGTGACTTTCCGGGACCAGGACGAGGTCGACCTGCGGACGTTGCGCGATTGCTGTTCGCTACGTGTTCTGCGCGTCGTCGAGTCCGAACGCGTTGTCCATTTGGATGAGCTGGACGGGAGGGCGCTACGGCAGCTCAGACTGTGGCTGAGGGAGCGACCCGATGGTCTCGATGCGCTGGAGCGCATGCCGATGCTGTACGACCTGACTCTGGAGTGGAATCAGACGGCGGCCGCGTCACGCTCCCCGGAGTTGTCACTGCCTCCGGGACTTCGCTACCTGCACCTCGGGGCGGGAGCCTCTGCCTCCTTGCTGCTGTCGAGCCTGGAGGGTCATCCCGGGCTGGAGCAGCTTGCGGTCCATGCCACCGACGGTTACAGGCAACGGGTCGCCCTGGAATCACTGCCGAGGCTCCGGTTCCTGACGGCCTTCGGAGAGGACCTGAGAGCCCTGGCGGAAGCCGAACCGGTGCCACAGGTGGAAGAACTCCAGCTGAACAAGGCTTTCGGCCTCACCGGACTGGCCCAGGTGCATCGTGTTTACCCCCGGCTCAAGAGGATCTATCTCATCGACCCGGACCTGGGCACCCAGGACGCCACTCTCGACCTGTCGCTACTGGGCAATCCGGGCCCGGTCGAAGTGCACGTCCAGCACTCGGGCCCGGTCATCAACAAGGACGCGCTGCCTGAGGGCTCCGAAGTTTGGATCAGCTACTAG
- a CDS encoding MerR family transcriptional regulator: protein MDDDTSYSRDSREPPESPESPHSLHSIGELARLTGLTVRTIRFWSDTGVVPPTDRTPAGYRLYDPDALARLGLVRTLRDLGVGLPVIRQVLEREITVPEVAAVHAEALDVQIRTLRLRQAVLRAVAGRGSTPEELELMHKLATLSEQERRRLIDEFIDSAFEGLDVDPDFLASMRNGMPRLPEDPSQEQLDAWVELAELVRDEDFRAGIRRAAEDQTRAWRESGRPDGERTKHAAQVIKERTAEARKAGVAPDSPAARPYVDELAAALAEVSRREDGPEFRAWLLERLETGNDPRYGKYWRLVAVINGWALPDMEPATEWFTAALRAGVRG, encoded by the coding sequence ATGGACGACGACACCTCGTACTCCCGGGATTCCCGGGAACCCCCGGAATCCCCGGAATCCCCGCACTCCCTGCACTCCATCGGGGAACTGGCCCGGCTGACCGGGCTGACGGTCAGGACCATCCGGTTCTGGTCCGACACGGGCGTGGTGCCGCCGACCGACCGCACACCCGCGGGCTACCGCCTCTACGATCCCGACGCGCTCGCGCGCCTCGGCCTCGTGCGGACGCTGCGCGACCTCGGCGTGGGGCTCCCCGTCATCCGGCAGGTGCTGGAGAGGGAGATCACCGTCCCCGAGGTCGCGGCCGTCCACGCCGAGGCCCTGGACGTGCAGATCCGCACCTTGCGGTTGCGTCAGGCCGTGCTGCGGGCGGTGGCCGGGCGCGGGTCGACACCCGAGGAGCTGGAACTCATGCACAAGCTCGCAACCCTGTCCGAGCAGGAACGACGCCGCCTGATCGACGAATTCATCGACAGCGCCTTCGAGGGCCTGGACGTCGACCCGGACTTCCTCGCCTCGATGCGCAACGGCATGCCCCGGCTGCCGGAGGACCCCTCGCAGGAGCAGCTCGACGCCTGGGTGGAGCTCGCGGAGCTCGTCCGGGACGAGGACTTCCGGGCCGGGATCCGCCGCGCGGCCGAGGACCAGACGCGGGCCTGGCGGGAGTCCGGGCGCCCCGACGGCGAGCGGACGAAGCACGCCGCGCAGGTGATCAAGGAGCGTACGGCCGAGGCGCGGAAGGCCGGGGTCGCCCCGGACAGCCCCGCGGCCCGGCCGTACGTCGACGAGCTCGCCGCCGCCCTCGCGGAGGTGTCGCGCCGCGAGGACGGGCCGGAGTTCCGGGCCTGGCTGCTGGAGAGGCTGGAGACCGGCAACGACCCGCGCTACGGCAAGTACTGGCGGCTCGTCGCCGTGATCAACGGCTGGGCGCTGCCGGACATGGAGCCGGCCACGGAGTGGTTCACGGCCGCGCTGCGGGCCGGGGTGCGGGGGTAG
- a CDS encoding chaplin, with the protein MTPTTKAAGAAAAATLLAAAGAGAATADSVAVGTAHKSPGVISGNVIQIPIHVPINLCSLTLDVVGLLNPASGNVCISD; encoded by the coding sequence ATGACACCCACCACCAAGGCCGCCGGCGCGGCAGCCGCCGCCACGCTCCTCGCCGCCGCGGGCGCCGGCGCGGCCACCGCCGACAGCGTCGCGGTCGGCACCGCGCACAAGTCCCCCGGCGTGATCTCGGGCAACGTGATCCAGATCCCCATCCACGTGCCCATCAACCTGTGCTCCCTCACCCTCGACGTCGTCGGCCTGCTCAACCCGGCCTCCGGCAACGTCTGCATCAGCGACTAG